A window of the Mauremys reevesii isolate NIE-2019 linkage group 26, ASM1616193v1, whole genome shotgun sequence genome harbors these coding sequences:
- the POLR2E gene encoding DNA-directed RNA polymerases I, II, and III subunit RPABC1, whose translation MDDEEETYRLWKIRKTIMQLCHDRGYLVTQDELDQTLEEFKAQFGDKPSEGRPRRTDLTVLVAHNDDPTDQMFVFFPEEPKVGIKTIKMYCQRMQEENITRALIVVQQGMTPSAKQSLVDMAPKYILEQFLQQELLINITEHELVPEHVVMTKEEVTELLARYKLRENQLPRIQAGDPVARYFGIKRGQVVKIIRPSETAGRYITYRLVQ comes from the exons ATGGACGACGAGGAGGAGACTTACCGGCTGTGGAAGATCCGCAAGACCATCATGCAG CTGTGTCATGATCGGGGCTATTTGGTGACCCAGGATGAATTGGATCAGACCTTAGAAGAGTTTAAAGCCCAATTTGGTGATAAGCCCAGTGAAGGGAGACCACGGCGGACTGACCTTACAGTGCTGGTGGCCCATAATGACGATCCCACAGATCAGATGTTTGTCTTCTTCCCTG AGGAGCCCAAGGTTGGGATAAAGACAATCAAGATGTACTGCCAGAGAATGCAGGAAGAGAACATCACCAGGGCTCTGATTGTGGTGCAGCAGGGCATGACTCCCTCAGCAAAGCAG TCATTGGTGGACATGGCTCCCAAATACATCCTGGAACAAttcctgcagcaggagctgctgatCAACATCACAGAGCACGAG TTGGTTCCAGAGCACGTGGTCATGACAAAGGAAGAAGTAACTGAACTACTAGCCAGATA TAAACTGAGAGAGAACCAGCTCCCCAGGATACAGGCTGGAGATCCTGTGGCCAGGTACTTCGGAATAAAGCGAGGGCAG GTGGTCAAGATCATAAGACCTAGTGAGACTGCAGGGCGATACATCACCTACCGACTGGTTCAGTAG
- the GPX4 gene encoding phospholipid hydroperoxide glutathione peroxidase → MNWGRLGRRVLLCGALGARGLSRSMCAQADDWRSAKSMYEFHAKDIDGHDVSLDKYRGYVCIIANVASKUGKTDVNYTQLVDMYARYAERGLRILGFPCNQFGNQEPGDESQIKQFVAHYGVKFDMFSKIEVNGNNAHPLWKWMKDQPKGRGTLGNAIKWNFTKFLINKEGQVVKRYSPMDDPYVIEKDLPAFL, encoded by the exons ATGAATTGGGGCCGCCTGGGCAGACGGGTGCTGCTGTGCGGGGCGCTGGGCGCGCGGGGTCTGAGCCGGAGcatg TGCGCACAGGCGGATGACTGGCGATCTGCCAAATCAATGTATGAATTCCATGCCAAGGACATCGATGGCCATGATGTTTCCCTGGACAAGTACAG GGGGTATGTCTGCATCATCGCCAATGTAGCATCCAAATGAGGAAAAACTGACGTAAACTACACTCAGCTTGTCGATATGTACGCCAGATATGCTGAGAGGGGTTTACGCATCCTGGGCTTCCCCTGCAACCAGTTTGGAAACCAG GAGCCTGGGGATGAGTCTCAGATCAAACAATTTGTTGCGCACTATGGGGTGAAGTTTGACATGTTTAGTAAGATAGAGGTCAACGGGAACAAcgcccatcctctttggaaatgGATGAAAGATCAGCCCAAAGGAAGAGGCACCCTGGGAAA TGCAATAAAATGGAACTTCACAAAG TTCCTCATTAACAAGGAGGGCCAGGTCGTGAAGAGATACAGCCCAATGGATGATCCCTAT